The Heterodontus francisci isolate sHetFra1 chromosome 33, sHetFra1.hap1, whole genome shotgun sequence genome has a segment encoding these proteins:
- the LOC137347983 gene encoding Ig-like V-type domain-containing protein FAM187A encodes MLFLWAPLIYASEFIIEEKEDIFKIQSCPAFLMFQNAAYLADMTFELPCLCKPEDVASVVWYYQKELGKGHTKVLSDFKGTKILDASQLRSGLGIQSRFSILMFSLVVFNAQPQDSGHYMCGSVTGDYFYGYDIDVQSYKNAHITFQEKKEKPKSDVQTKTYKIFTSYWDWTVCDRCGVRGEQRRIGLCYIHSPYLYFRYKKTVAHVVSCGSAAVPHRYQHILKKRKVEIMVRSCFVQCPTQYPSIEGEKFIFDIFGFTNDKNKQAPRVPVQTHIHAIAYPLTIACPGARAEHAVAWDKGRRQLYRDEYMMGVNHSMRLYIDQGNHLVFRSVQLNDIGTYYCWRQGQIVAGIKLRIGLPPRIHRNFTDDESIFAMQTILSSYFILTIIFIFLKCMKCFNYFFNCF; translated from the coding sequence ATGCTCTTTCTGTGGGCTCCACTCATTTACGCTAGTGAGTTCATAATCGAAGAGAAAGAAGACATATTCAAGATACAGTCCTGTCCCGCTTTCTTAATGTTCCAGAATGCTGCCTACCTGGCCGATATGACCTTTGAACTGCCATGCTTGTGCAAGCCCGAGGATGTGGCCTCGGTTGTCTGGTACTATCAGAAGGAACTGGGCAAGGGCCACACAAAGGTGTTAAGCGATTTCAAGGGGACAAAGATCTTGGATGCTTCCCAGTTGCGTTCTGGATTGGGAATTCAGTCCAGGTTCAGTATCTTGATGTTCAGTCTTGTGGTTTTCAATGCACAGCCCCAAGATTCCGGGCATTACATGTGTGGCTCTGTAACGGGAGATTATTTCTATGGTTATGACATAGACGTGCAAAGTTACAAAAACGCACACATCACCTTCCAGGAGAAGAAGGAGAAACCCAAGTCAGATGTGCAGACCAAAACGTACAAGATCTTCACGTCCTACTGGGACTGGACCGTGTGTGATCGGTGTGGggtgagaggggagcagcgacGTATCGGCTTGTGTTACATCCATAGCCCTTACCTATACTTTAGGTACAAGAAGACTGTAGCTCACGTGGTTTCCTGTGGCTCAGCCGCTGTTCCCCACAGGTACCAGCACATCCTGAAGAAGAGGAAAGTTGAGATCATGGTGCGGAGCTGTTTCGTGCAGTGTCCGACCCAGTACCCCTCGATAGAAGGGGAGAAGTTCATCTTTGATATTTTTGGTTTTACGAATGACAAGAATAAACAGGCCCCTAGAGTCCCAGTGCAGACCCACATCCATGCCATAGCGTACCCCTTGACCATTGCCTGTCCAGGAGCCAGGGCAGAGCACGCTGTGGCTTGGGACAAGGGACGCCGGCAGCTGTACAGGGATGAATATATGATGGGCGTGAACCACAGCATGAGACTGTATATTGATCAAGGCAATCACCTGGTTTTCCGCTCTGTTCAGCTGAATGACATTGGGACCTATTACTGCTGGAGACAAGGCCAGATAGTGGCCGGAATCAAGCTGAGGATCGGCCTCCCGCCCAGGATCCACAGGAATTTCACCGACGATGAGTCCATCTTTGCAATGCAAACTATTCTCAGCTCCTACTTCATATTGACAATAATATTTATCTTCCTGAAATGCATGAAATGTTTCAATTATTTTTTTAATTGTTTTTAA